In the Nitrospirota bacterium genome, one interval contains:
- a CDS encoding glycosyltransferase family 4 protein — translation MKIAIIRKKYNPFGGAERYLNLLASHLVREGHDVHIFANKWPGGTNNGVTFHKVPMIGGLSILKVWSFAVAAWVVLRRFDADIIFSNERLFSQDILRTSDGVHKTWLRIRMRYSSPFRRLSFIINPLHLSIRILDWHIFNRRAYRKIIAPSNFIKQNILSEYRNVRPDDITVIYNGVDLDRFHPANENKYRDLIRKQLGITETVKLLLFIGTGFERKGLRYAIESMQYLPANTFLAVIGKGSIKLYKEIAEKISVSDRVLFLGPVDDAERYYAASDILVAPTLYEPMANVILEALASGLPVVTTRDSGNSEVVSAGENGWLIDDPTDAEEIAERIRQTLDNAVTPIIKKTARKRAEEFTFDRTLRNMLSVICNR, via the coding sequence TTGAAAATAGCAATTATCAGAAAGAAATATAATCCGTTTGGCGGGGCCGAGCGTTACCTGAATCTGCTGGCCTCTCATCTTGTTCGTGAAGGACACGATGTCCATATCTTTGCCAACAAGTGGCCCGGGGGAACTAATAACGGTGTAACTTTTCATAAGGTCCCAATGATTGGAGGGTTGTCAATACTCAAGGTCTGGAGCTTTGCTGTTGCGGCATGGGTTGTATTAAGACGATTTGATGCTGATATCATATTCAGCAATGAAAGGTTGTTTTCTCAGGATATACTAAGAACATCAGACGGGGTACACAAGACATGGCTCAGGATAAGGATGCGATACTCCTCTCCTTTCAGGAGGCTCTCATTCATTATTAATCCTCTGCACCTGTCCATACGTATCCTCGACTGGCATATCTTTAACAGGAGGGCATACAGGAAGATTATCGCTCCATCAAATTTCATAAAACAAAATATCCTGTCGGAATACAGGAATGTGCGTCCGGATGATATCACTGTTATATATAACGGCGTTGATCTTGATCGTTTTCATCCTGCTAATGAAAATAAATACCGCGACCTGATACGCAAACAGCTTGGTATAACTGAGACTGTTAAACTACTCTTATTTATCGGTACGGGATTTGAAAGAAAGGGGCTAAGATACGCCATCGAGAGCATGCAGTATCTCCCTGCAAATACGTTCCTTGCAGTGATAGGGAAAGGCAGTATTAAATTATATAAAGAAATTGCTGAAAAGATTTCTGTGTCTGACAGGGTACTCTTTTTAGGCCCGGTAGACGATGCAGAAAGGTATTATGCCGCATCAGATATTCTTGTAGCGCCAACGCTTTATGAACCTATGGCAAATGTCATCCTTGAGGCACTGGCATCCGGCCTCCCCGTAGTTACTACACGGGATAGCGGAAATTCTGAGGTAGTTTCAGCTGGAGAAAATGGATGGCTCATTGATGATCCGACTGACGCTGAAGAAATAGCTGAAAGGATAAGACAGACACTTGATAATGCTGTTACGCCGATCATCAAAAAGACGGCGAGAAAAAGGGCAGAAGAGTTTACATTTGACAGGACATTAAGGAATATGCTTTCTGTTATCTGCAACAGATAA
- a CDS encoding glycosyltransferase family 4 protein — MIKVLFIIQDDRLPSSRIRVLNLLPEIQKYGIETDVVQYPKNNLDKISLIKKCANYDITYLQKKLLSPVDAFLLRKFARKLIFDFDDAIYYRQYDHKTSRSWSRYKKFKYLIKQVDIVVAGNRILADNAGWLNKNVFILPSAVETRNIPLKEHNGPDDKTIIGWVGGEVNLPYLKILSHSVLPRLSMEHKIDFRILSSKTIEIPSVEVTFIPWSLETQEREIALFDIGVMPLPDNKYTEGKCAYKALQYMAASVPPVCSDVGVNSDIIENGRDGFVVQSEDEYYNVLSMLIENKDLRIKMGHNARIKVEGNYSIPIIGKKLSNILKL; from the coding sequence ATGATCAAGGTCTTATTTATTATCCAGGACGACAGACTTCCCAGCAGCAGGATAAGGGTTTTAAACCTGCTGCCTGAAATACAGAAATATGGGATTGAGACTGACGTTGTTCAATATCCAAAAAATAACTTAGATAAAATAAGTCTTATTAAGAAATGTGCAAATTACGATATAACATATCTTCAAAAGAAATTATTGTCTCCTGTGGATGCCTTCCTTTTAAGAAAATTTGCCAGAAAGTTAATCTTCGATTTTGATGACGCCATTTATTACAGACAGTATGATCATAAGACGTCACGCAGCTGGTCACGATATAAGAAGTTTAAATACCTGATAAAACAAGTGGATATTGTTGTAGCAGGAAACAGAATCCTTGCTGATAACGCCGGCTGGTTAAATAAAAATGTATTTATTCTCCCTTCCGCTGTTGAAACGCGTAATATACCATTAAAGGAACACAATGGGCCGGATGATAAGACAATCATCGGCTGGGTGGGCGGAGAGGTAAACCTTCCTTACCTCAAGATATTATCACATTCTGTACTGCCCAGACTCTCCATGGAACATAAAATAGATTTCAGGATATTAAGCAGCAAGACCATCGAAATTCCTTCGGTCGAAGTGACATTCATACCCTGGAGTCTTGAGACTCAGGAAAGGGAGATTGCGCTGTTTGATATCGGGGTCATGCCTCTGCCGGATAATAAATATACAGAGGGCAAGTGTGCATATAAGGCATTGCAGTACATGGCTGCTTCAGTACCACCTGTATGCTCAGACGTCGGGGTCAACAGCGACATTATTGAAAATGGCAGGGATGGATTTGTAGTACAATCAGAAGATGAATACTATAATGTATTAAGCATGCTGATTGAGAATAAAGACCTTAGAATAAAAATGGGACATAACGCCCGCATCAAGGTTGAAGGGAATTACTCGATTCCAATTATAGGGAAAAAGCTATCTAATATTTTGAAGCTTTAG